The following are encoded together in the Lathyrus oleraceus cultivar Zhongwan6 chromosome 3, CAAS_Psat_ZW6_1.0, whole genome shotgun sequence genome:
- the LOC127125896 gene encoding zinc finger protein ZAT11 encodes MKRQRDVEGLENINLSNCLMMLSYPQHQQQQRNKPHQKSYGPVEYECKTCNKKFSSFQALGGHSASHKRSKLEGGEFMKTIALSLSLGNKPKVHECSICGQEFSLGQALGGHMRRHKALSNQEFSSIEKVVKLPVLQRLSSARALCLDLNLTPLENDLKLLFGKMAPNLDVLV; translated from the coding sequence ATGAAGAGACAAAGAGATGTTGAAGGTTTAGAAAACATAAACCTATCAAATTGTCTAATGATGCTTTCTTATccccaacatcaacaacaacaaagaaataAACCACATCAAAAAAGTTATGGACCAGTAGAATATGAGTGCAAAACATGCAACAAAAAATTCTCATCCTTTCAAGCCCTAGGTGGGCACAGTGCAAGCCATAAAAGATCAAAGCTAGAAGGTGGTGAATTCATGAAAACGATTGCTTTATCTTTGAGTTTAGGAAATAAACCTAAAGTGCATGAATGTTCCATTTGTGGACAAGAGTTTTCGTTAGGGCAAGCACTAGGTGGACACATGAGAAGGCATAAAGCTTTGAGCAACCAAGAGTTTTCTTCAATAGAAAAGGTTGTGAAATTACCAGTGTTGCAGAGATTGAGTAGTGCTAGGGCTTTGTGCTTGGACTTGAATTTGACACCGTTGGAGAATGATTTGAAGTTGTTGTTTGGAAAGATGGCTCCGAATCTTGATGTTTTGGTctga